The following proteins are encoded in a genomic region of Anaerolineae bacterium:
- a CDS encoding sugar phosphate isomerase/epimerase: MKISMMTLGCPQWDLDTICAKGREYGFDGVDFRGLLAEIDVTKLPEFTTGVVNTKQKLTDAGLEVSGISSSIQVCDPGKLPDNIEEAKRTIPVAHNLGAKNIRIFGGGDLNKMERPELARIGRDCIAQILALAGAQDLHWLFETHDNWIRSQDCRLLLDSIYNPAFGALWDMGHTARVGGELPAETYAAIGPRIGYVHVKDAVYQPNHAQAMPDGWRYVLPGQGQLPLAEAINLLKQNGYEGWLLFEHEKRWHPDLPEPEVVFPAFVQWVRPLLG; the protein is encoded by the coding sequence ATGAAAATCAGTATGATGACTCTGGGCTGTCCCCAGTGGGATTTAGACACAATTTGCGCCAAAGGGCGGGAATATGGTTTTGACGGGGTTGACTTCCGCGGCCTGTTGGCCGAAATTGACGTGACCAAACTGCCGGAGTTTACCACGGGCGTTGTAAACACCAAACAAAAACTTACCGACGCCGGTTTGGAGGTTAGCGGGATTAGTTCCAGCATCCAGGTTTGCGACCCGGGAAAATTGCCGGACAATATTGAGGAAGCCAAGCGGACCATCCCTGTGGCGCACAATTTGGGCGCTAAAAATATCAGGATATTTGGCGGCGGCGATTTAAATAAAATGGAACGGCCAGAGTTGGCCCGGATTGGCCGGGATTGTATAGCCCAAATCCTGGCCCTGGCCGGCGCCCAGGATTTACACTGGCTCTTTGAAACCCACGACAATTGGATCCGGTCGCAGGATTGCCGCTTATTACTAGACAGTATTTACAACCCGGCCTTTGGCGCATTGTGGGATATGGGCCATACGGCCCGCGTGGGCGGCGAGTTACCGGCGGAAACTTATGCCGCCATTGGCCCGCGGATAGGGTACGTTCACGTTAAGGATGCCGTGTACCAGCCCAACCACGCGCAGGCAATGCCAGACGGCTGGCGTTACGTTTTGCCGGGCCAGGGCCAACTGCCTCTGGCCGAAGCCATTAATTTGCTCAAGCAAAATGGCTATGAGGGTTGGTTGCTGTTTGAGCACGAAAAACGCTGGCATCCTGATTTGCCGGAACCGGAAGTTGTTTTTCCGGCGTTTGTGCAGTGGGTGAGGCCGTTGCTTGGTTGA
- a CDS encoding PD40 domain-containing protein, whose protein sequence is MNKIYLVQRGWWAMILLIIFLTLPGLGQAQNGGQVYIIQLNDTLWKLAEKYLGDGNAYPLIIEATASRAAADPSFTPIENPDLLHPGQKVWIPDVSTTITTLNASTPSSPAPSKTGAPTGHIAFSFWNNSPTRCTYEVNIVSVADCLQSPTQCQAIRRIMSLNNISEPALSPDGLRLAFRGWGEPADPDSPYLHCAPAHPVRSLGVTTLDGTEFMGLGGFWEDAHPDWSPDGERLLFDSGRNGDGVTRLFLINADGSNEEELRIAGQQPAWAPDNERFVYRGCDLTGNRCGLWLALAWSVKSWDTGNNMLGPLLEEAEAAHPDWSPVAAEIVYQSPANGNWDLYLINPAGTGRRQLTHDPGVEGLPSWSPDGEWIAYVAYDGVNWSLRIVNREGTDDRLVFTYDGGFYALPKAAEPYGVRNWLDEQISWSR, encoded by the coding sequence ATGAACAAAATCTACTTGGTCCAAAGAGGCTGGTGGGCCATGATCCTGTTGATTATTTTTCTAACCCTCCCCGGCTTAGGCCAGGCGCAAAATGGGGGGCAGGTCTACATTATTCAACTCAACGATACCCTGTGGAAATTGGCCGAGAAGTATTTGGGGGACGGCAACGCTTATCCGCTGATTATTGAGGCCACGGCAAGCCGGGCGGCCGCCGATCCTTCTTTCACCCCCATTGAGAATCCCGACCTGCTCCATCCCGGCCAAAAAGTCTGGATACCGGATGTTTCAACGACTATAACCACACTGAACGCCTCTACTCCCTCTTCACCTGCTCCGTCTAAAACCGGCGCGCCTACGGGACATATTGCTTTTAGCTTTTGGAACAACAGCCCTACCCGCTGCACCTACGAGGTGAATATTGTCAGCGTAGCCGACTGCCTGCAAAGCCCAACGCAATGCCAGGCCATCCGCCGGATTATGTCCCTCAACAACATCAGCGAACCGGCCCTCTCACCGGACGGTTTACGCCTGGCTTTTAGAGGGTGGGGAGAACCGGCCGACCCGGACAGCCCCTATCTTCACTGCGCCCCGGCCCATCCCGTCCGCTCTTTAGGTGTGACCACGCTTGACGGCACAGAGTTTATGGGCCTGGGCGGTTTTTGGGAAGACGCCCATCCCGATTGGTCACCGGACGGAGAGCGGCTTCTTTTTGACAGCGGACGCAACGGCGACGGCGTCACCCGCCTTTTTCTGATCAACGCCGACGGCAGCAACGAGGAAGAACTGCGGATTGCCGGCCAGCAGCCCGCCTGGGCGCCCGATAACGAGCGGTTTGTTTACCGGGGCTGCGACCTGACCGGCAATCGTTGCGGGTTATGGCTGGCCCTGGCCTGGTCGGTAAAATCATGGGACACCGGGAACAATATGCTTGGCCCTCTGCTTGAGGAGGCCGAAGCGGCCCATCCCGACTGGTCGCCGGTGGCCGCTGAGATTGTTTACCAGAGTCCGGCCAATGGGAATTGGGACCTTTACCTGATTAATCCCGCCGGCACGGGGCGGCGGCAATTGACCCACGATCCTGGGGTGGAGGGCCTGCCAAGCTGGTCGCCTGACGGCGAGTGGATTGCCTACGTAGCTTATGATGGGGTGAACTGGAGCTTGAGAATTGTCAACCGCGAGGGCACGGATGACCGCCTTGTTTTTACTTACGACGGCGGTTTTTACGCCTTGCCCAAAGCCGCTGAACCCTACGGCGTGCGGAATTGGTTGGACGAGCAGATTTCGTGGTCAAGATGA
- a CDS encoding sugar phosphate isomerase/epimerase, with the protein MYYSGFADESGASIDLQIKATQALGWSNIESRNIDGENLTDISDEKFAEVCAKLAAAKVNINCFGSAIANWSKDPRCEEDFQYSVTALKRAIPRMCQLGTKMLRGMSFAVTRDEEPDSPALEKIIFEKVKYLVKLCEEAGVIYVHENCMNYGGLSHEHTLKLLDNVNSPNFKLVFDTGNPVFTYRRIGSKPYRKQSSWEFYTNVKEFVHYVHIKDARYIGETDGIFPAAEHTFPGEGDGDVERIVKDLLKRGYDGGFSIEPHLAVVYHNDAVQSEDEVKYGNYLEYGRRFMKLVEKVRAKLAQEG; encoded by the coding sequence ATGTATTATTCTGGTTTTGCCGACGAGTCCGGAGCCTCAATTGATCTTCAAATCAAGGCCACCCAGGCCCTGGGCTGGTCAAATATTGAGTCAAGAAACATTGACGGCGAAAATCTCACCGACATCTCAGACGAGAAATTTGCAGAGGTATGCGCCAAACTGGCGGCGGCGAAGGTCAACATTAACTGTTTTGGCAGCGCCATTGCCAATTGGAGCAAAGACCCGCGTTGCGAGGAGGATTTTCAATACAGTGTGACTGCCCTCAAACGGGCGATTCCCCGCATGTGCCAACTGGGCACAAAGATGCTCCGGGGAATGAGCTTTGCCGTGACCAGAGATGAAGAGCCGGACAGCCCGGCCCTGGAAAAGATTATTTTTGAGAAGGTGAAGTATCTGGTTAAACTGTGTGAGGAGGCGGGGGTTATCTATGTGCATGAAAACTGTATGAATTATGGGGGGTTGTCGCACGAGCACACCCTCAAGCTTTTGGATAACGTCAACTCGCCCAACTTTAAACTGGTCTTTGATACGGGCAACCCGGTTTTTACTTATCGCCGAATTGGCTCCAAACCTTACCGCAAACAAAGCTCCTGGGAGTTTTACACAAATGTAAAAGAATTTGTCCATTACGTTCATATCAAAGATGCCAGATACATCGGGGAGACGGATGGCATTTTCCCTGCGGCGGAACATACCTTTCCCGGTGAAGGAGATGGCGATGTGGAAAGAATTGTTAAAGATTTGCTGAAGCGCGGGTATGACGGCGGTTTTTCCATCGAGCCGCATCTGGCGGTTGTTTATCACAACGACGCGGTTCAGTCGGAAGATGAAGTTAAATACGGCAATTACTTGGAGTATGGCCGCCGGTTCATGAAACTGGTGGAAAAAGTACGGGCCAAGCTGGCCCAGGAAGGATAA
- a CDS encoding Gfo/Idh/MocA family oxidoreductase, protein MREKVKIAVIGMGNMGCPHARDVNDLPNTELVAVCDIDRARADMAAAQYGVKAYYDYRDLRTGADLDAILIATPHYDHTPISIAALTQGTHVLVEKPIAAHAKDARKMIAAYELAKEKYPGLVFSAMFMQRTYGHYLKIKDLIDSGELGQLVRATWIITDWFRPQVYYDSGGWRATWAGEGGGVLLNQCPHNLDLYQWFVGMPRRVTGFAAIGKYHHIEVEDEVTAYFEYDHGPVGHFITTTAESPGTNRLELVGENGKLIFENGKLTFYRNRQSTFKFIREATGSFDKVENWVMDVPFKHHGQPGHSLIIENFANAILHGETLIAPAAEGLNSVMLGNAIMLSSFLKKTVDIPFDEDAYEEKLQALIRRSKFQKTAPTIETTNADMSRSFH, encoded by the coding sequence ATGCGTGAAAAAGTTAAAATAGCCGTTATTGGCATGGGCAATATGGGTTGCCCGCACGCCAGGGACGTTAATGATTTGCCTAACACCGAGTTGGTCGCTGTTTGCGATATTGACCGGGCTAGAGCCGACATGGCGGCGGCTCAATATGGGGTGAAAGCTTATTACGATTACCGGGATTTGCGGACCGGCGCGGATTTGGACGCCATCCTGATTGCCACGCCTCATTATGACCACACCCCCATCAGCATTGCCGCTTTGACTCAGGGAACGCACGTGTTGGTAGAAAAGCCAATTGCCGCGCATGCTAAAGATGCCCGTAAAATGATTGCCGCCTACGAGTTGGCCAAAGAAAAATATCCCGGCCTGGTCTTTTCGGCTATGTTTATGCAACGCACCTATGGCCATTACCTGAAAATCAAAGACTTGATTGACAGCGGCGAGTTGGGCCAGTTGGTGCGGGCCACCTGGATCATCACCGATTGGTTCAGGCCGCAAGTTTATTACGATAGCGGCGGCTGGCGGGCTACCTGGGCCGGGGAAGGCGGCGGGGTGCTGCTCAATCAATGCCCGCATAATCTTGATCTCTACCAGTGGTTTGTGGGCATGCCCCGGCGCGTCACCGGCTTTGCCGCCATTGGCAAATATCATCACATTGAGGTGGAAGATGAAGTGACCGCCTATTTTGAGTATGATCATGGGCCGGTCGGCCACTTTATCACCACCACCGCCGAATCCCCGGGCACAAATCGGTTGGAGCTGGTGGGCGAGAACGGAAAACTGATCTTTGAAAACGGCAAACTTACGTTTTACCGCAATCGCCAATCCACGTTCAAATTTATTCGGGAAGCCACAGGCAGCTTTGACAAGGTTGAAAATTGGGTAATGGACGTGCCCTTTAAACACCACGGCCAGCCGGGACATAGCCTCATCATTGAAAATTTTGCCAACGCCATTTTGCACGGCGAGACGTTGATTGCTCCCGCCGCGGAGGGCCTCAATTCAGTAATGTTGGGTAATGCCATCATGCTTTCTTCTTTTCTAAAGAAAACGGTGGACATCCCCTTTGATGAGGACGCTTACGAAGAAAAATTGCAGGCCCTCATCCGGCGCTCCAAATTCCAAAAAACTGCGCCAACAATAGAAACCACCAATGCCGATATGAGCAGATCGTTCCATTAA
- a CDS encoding pyridoxal phosphate-dependent aminotransferase: protein MQLAQRMNRLGSETAFEVLARAKALEAQGQDIIHLEIGEPDFDTSPHIIEAAVQALHQGQTHYTPAAGIPALREAIADYVSRSRHVKVQPAQVVVTPGAKPIMFFAILALLGPGDEAIYPNPGFPIYESMINFVGARPVALPLREEKDFRFDADEFCSLITDRTRLIIINSPQNPTGGVLIQQDLDVIAEVACERDIMVLSDEVYNQILYTGQHFSLISMPQMQARTILLDGFSKTYAMTGWRLGYGVMPIELAEQITKLMVNSNSCTAAFTQYAGMAALQGPQNNVTKMVAAFQQRRQVIVDGLNQIPGFRCPEPAGAFYAFPNVQGVGMPSKPLANYLLETAGVAVLDGDCFGSYGQGYLRFSYANSIENIQRALARIERAVKEL, encoded by the coding sequence ACGAATGAACCGGCTCGGTTCGGAAACAGCCTTTGAGGTGCTGGCCCGGGCCAAAGCCCTGGAGGCTCAAGGGCAAGACATCATCCACCTGGAAATCGGGGAGCCGGATTTTGACACGTCCCCCCACATTATTGAGGCCGCGGTGCAGGCTCTGCATCAGGGTCAAACTCACTATACCCCCGCCGCCGGAATTCCCGCTCTGCGTGAGGCCATCGCCGACTATGTCAGTCGCAGCCGCCACGTTAAGGTCCAACCCGCGCAGGTGGTGGTTACGCCGGGAGCCAAACCGATCATGTTTTTTGCCATCCTGGCCCTGCTGGGGCCTGGCGACGAGGCGATTTATCCCAATCCGGGTTTTCCCATCTACGAATCAATGATAAATTTTGTGGGAGCCAGGCCGGTGGCTTTGCCCTTGCGTGAGGAAAAGGATTTTCGTTTTGATGCGGATGAGTTTTGCAGCCTGATTACCGACCGGACCCGGCTCATTATCATCAACTCGCCCCAAAACCCCACCGGCGGCGTTCTCATCCAACAAGATTTAGACGTTATTGCCGAAGTTGCCTGCGAGCGCGACATCATGGTCCTCAGCGACGAGGTCTATAACCAAATTCTCTACACCGGCCAACACTTTAGCCTCATTTCTATGCCCCAGATGCAAGCTCGTACCATTCTGCTGGATGGTTTTTCTAAAACTTACGCCATGACCGGCTGGCGGTTGGGGTATGGCGTGATGCCAATAGAATTGGCCGAGCAGATCACTAAATTGATGGTCAACTCCAATTCATGCACCGCTGCTTTTACCCAATACGCCGGTATGGCCGCCTTGCAAGGCCCTCAAAACAATGTAACCAAAATGGTCGCCGCCTTTCAACAACGGCGTCAGGTGATTGTTGACGGCCTAAACCAAATCCCCGGTTTTCGTTGCCCTGAACCGGCCGGGGCTTTTTACGCTTTCCCCAACGTCCAGGGCGTGGGGATGCCCTCTAAACCCCTGGCCAACTATCTTTTGGAAACGGCCGGGGTGGCTGTTCTGGATGGAGACTGTTTTGGCAGCTACGGCCAGGGCTACCTGCGTTTCAGTTATGCCAATTCAATTGAGAATATTCAGCGGGCGTTGGCGCGGATTGAGCGGGCGGTTAAGGAACTCTAG